CCTTGTTTCGGGTCAGAAGACAAGAATTGTCCATTCGGACAAAATCGAAGCCGCAGGACTTCCGGGGTTGGACATTTCCATGCAAGGTATAGCCTATGATCGGTACATGCCCGTTGGAGAGATGCGGGTGGTTCTCCTTACGGACTTCACCATGGGAATGAGCTTCACCCTCGTAGAGCACCAGGCAAATGCGGAGATTCATAGGGCGGCCCTTGACGATCTGATATCCACTGTTGTTCTTCACCAGAGGACGAGTGCGGACCCGGTTCAATGACGCACGGCTAGGCATCGCCCGACGTCAAGACTGTGACATCTGCCTGTAAAGCACAGAAATGCTACTAGTTGTGTCCAAATGGACAATGAACCACCCGAGGAATTGTGAACATGCTACTTGACTCCTCTTGGAAAGATTCCTATTATATGTTTGTAGACTATTGTCGAACTATGTTGAAGGGGGGCTGCGAAAATGAAATCCACGGGCATCGTCCGAAAGGTGGACGAACTCGGCCGAGTCGTAATACCCATCGAACTACGGAGAACGTTGCAGATCGCGGAGAAGGACTCTCTTGAGATCTACGTTGACGGCGAGAAGATCATCCTGAAGAAGTACGAACCAGCCTGCATCTTCTGTGGCAACGCTGATGGCATCCGAATCTTCAAGGATAAGAACATCTGCAAGGAGTGTTTCGACCTCATGAAGAGCGTTGGCTAGCCCAACGTGGAGGGCGCTAGCGTTCGGCCAATCGGGTGGGAGGGGGCGCCGTGGGCGCCCCTTCGCTCATCCGAAATATATCTGTCGCACCTCAGCTGTGTACTGCCCGTCCACTCCGTATAGGATAAGGGGGGGCATCACCAGGAGGTCTGCGCTCATATCGCGAACCGCCTCCACCAAAACCATCATCGGCGGGGCATCAGCCCTCGCCTGAACGAACCGCAGTCTTCTGGGCTCCAAATTGGCGCCGCGCATTGCGACAAGCAGGTCCACAAGCCTAGCTGGGCGATGAACCATGGCCAGCCGACCCCTGGATTTCACCAGCTTGCCGGCAGCGCCCACCACGTCCTGAAGTGTGCAAGCGACCTCGTGCTTCGATACTACCTTGCCATCGTCGAGGTTCACCATTCCCCGATCTAGCTTGATGTATGGAGGATTGGAGAGAGCCACATCGAAGGAATCGGGGCCGAACACCGCAGCAGCATTCTTCAGATCATCGTGGATGATCCGGATCTTGTCGCAAAGCCCATTGAGCTCTACACTGCGGCGCGCCATGTCAGCCATGTCTCCTTGGATCTCTATTCCCACAATCTCCGATGGGGCGCGCCTTGCCCACACAAGGAGGGGAATCACGCCGGTCCCCGACCCAAGGTCTATGCAGCGGTCTCCCTGTTTCACCGTGGCGAAATCCGACAGGAGCACTGCGTCCATGGAGAACCTGAACTTCGCCGGATTCTGGATGATCACCAGTCCCGAACGTTGCAGGTCATCCACGCGTTCATGTTCATAGACCATGGCATCGCGCTTGCCATTCCCGTCCGAATCGCCGCCGTTCACAGCTGAGTCACTCTCCATCGGCCATTGGTCCTCCGCCCATGACGGGCTCGCCCGCGGGCGTAGCCTCGCAGTCGGGAATCGACAGCCTCTGGCCGTTCTCTAGTTGCACTGTGAGACTACGCGTCTCGGGATCAATCGAAAGGACCTTCCCCAAGCCTGAAGGAGTGACAACCTTGGCCCCAATATCCGGAACACTCGCTTTCGCGCAACGATACGCAGAGGATTCGAACTTGAGACAGCACATCAGCCTGCCGCATATGCCCGATATCTTCGTCGGGTTGAGCGACAGGTTCTGCTCCTTGGCCATCCTGATGGACACAGGCTCGAAATCCCCAAGAAACGTCGAGCAACATAGGGGACGCCCGCACGGCCCAAGGCCGCCGAGCATCTTGGCCTCGTCCCTGACCCCGATCTGCCGGAGCTCGATCCTGGTGCGGAAGACCGACGCTAGGTCCCGGACGAGTTCTCGAAAATCAACGCGTCCGTCGGCAGTGAAGTAAAATACGATCTTGCTGCCATCGAAAGTGTACTCCACATCAACGAGTTTCATGGGCAGATCATGAGCTGCTATCTTCTGCAGGCCGACTTCCATGGCGCGTTTCGCCTTTTTCTCGTTCTCCGTCACCTGCCGCCTATCCTCATCAGACGCGATGCGAATTACCTTCTTGAGAGGCTGCACGATGTCCTCATCGGGAACGGACTTCGGCCCCACCACAGCCTCCCCGAGTTCAACACCGCGCGCGGTTTCCACAATCACCTCCACCTCAGAGGGAATCTCCATATCTCCAGGGTCGAAGTAGTACACTTTTCCCGCTTTCTTGAACCTGACGCCAACCACATTGACCATAGGCCACCCTCTCACAAAACCAAAGCTATACTCAGAAACAGGTCGTCCATGGCGAGGCGCACGTTTGCATTGGCCCTGATGGCCTCAGCGGTTCTCACGGCGTGCGCTGCCCATTCACTGAACACTCCAGATTCGTGCCTCTGGGCATCATCCAGCATGGCAGTAAGATAATCAGAGTTCATCACCAATTCCTCGTCACCAGTCGCCCGGAGCAAGAAAAGATCTCTGAACCAGGCGGCGATCACGTTGCACACCCCAGACGGACTGGCAATCGTTGCAGCCTCTGTTGAGGCGTCATCCTCAGCTGCCTTTCCTGATGCCTTCTTCACGCACTCCAGAATCTCCTCTGACGCCGCCAGAGCATCGGCGCCATCTCCACATCCTGCCAGCTTCCGCGCCGTGGATATTATGAGATCTCTCGTCTCGAAATACTCAGCGTCCGATGCAAGCCTCACCACGCGGCCAGGAAGGCCTCCGGAGAGCCTCGCTAGGAAGCGCGCCCGTTCCTTTGTCAGGCCGAGTTGTTCAATTGCCCAGGCTGATAGCACGTTCACCGGCAAACACGTCATTCTCACCCTGTGGCATCTTGAAGCGACCGTGGGAAGGAGGGCGGCTGGACTCTCTGCAGTAAGGATGATCAGAGCGTGACCTGGCGGCTCCTCAAGCACCTTGAGCAGACAATTCTGAGCCTCCTCCGTCATAAGATCAGCTCGCCTGATCACCCAGGTTTTCAGCTCTGCTTCGTTCGGCCTCAGGGAAATCCTCGACTGCATTTCGCGGATCTGCGATATCTTGATGCTGCCCCCATCGGGGGAGATTGTGGAGAAATCAGGATGACTGCCACGAATGATCTTCTCACAATTAGTGCATTCGCCGCAGTAGCCAAGGCGAAACTCCTCGCCAGGCCGTGAAGTGCAGTTGGCAGAGAGAGCAAGCCTGGTCGCCAGGAGTGTTCTGCCGCTCCCACGGGGCCCCCAAAGGAGATAGGCATGTGACAGTTTCTGTGAAGAGAGTTCCATATCCAGCAGGCGGATGGCGTCACTGTGTCCCACAATCTCAGAGATTCGCATCAGGCCGCACCTCCCTGGCGCGATCCTCCAGAAACCTCGCGACTGAAGCGTAGATCTCCTCGTGGACCTCATCTACTCGTCGTCTCGCGACGCACACTACCCGGAACCTCTCAGGTTCACGAGATGCAAGGCTGAGATACGCGGCCCGGACAGCTCCGTGAAACTCGATCTTCCTAGCCTCTATCCTGTCAGCATCACGGCAGCCTGTGACCCGTTCCACACCGATCCGAGGATCGACATCGAGTAGAACTG
This portion of the Clostridia bacterium genome encodes:
- a CDS encoding AbrB/MazE/SpoVT family DNA-binding domain-containing protein; the protein is MKSTGIVRKVDELGRVVIPIELRRTLQIAEKDSLEIYVDGEKIILKKYEPACIFCGNADGIRIFKDKNICKECFDLMKSVG
- the holB gene encoding DNA polymerase III subunit delta'; translated protein: MRISEIVGHSDAIRLLDMELSSQKLSHAYLLWGPRGSGRTLLATRLALSANCTSRPGEEFRLGYCGECTNCEKIIRGSHPDFSTISPDGGSIKISQIREMQSRISLRPNEAELKTWVIRRADLMTEEAQNCLLKVLEEPPGHALIILTAESPAALLPTVASRCHRVRMTCLPVNVLSAWAIEQLGLTKERARFLARLSGGLPGRVVRLASDAEYFETRDLIISTARKLAGCGDGADALAASEEILECVKKASGKAAEDDASTEAATIASPSGVCNVIAAWFRDLFLLRATGDEELVMNSDYLTAMLDDAQRHESGVFSEWAAHAVRTAEAIRANANVRLAMDDLFLSIALVL
- a CDS encoding tRNA1(Val) (adenine(37)-N6)-methyltransferase, giving the protein MESDSAVNGGDSDGNGKRDAMVYEHERVDDLQRSGLVIIQNPAKFRFSMDAVLLSDFATVKQGDRCIDLGSGTGVIPLLVWARRAPSEIVGIEIQGDMADMARRSVELNGLCDKIRIIHDDLKNAAAVFGPDSFDVALSNPPYIKLDRGMVNLDDGKVVSKHEVACTLQDVVGAAGKLVKSRGRLAMVHRPARLVDLLVAMRGANLEPRRLRFVQARADAPPMMVLVEAVRDMSADLLVMPPLILYGVDGQYTAEVRQIYFG
- a CDS encoding stage 0 sporulation family protein gives rise to the protein MVNVVGVRFKKAGKVYYFDPGDMEIPSEVEVIVETARGVELGEAVVGPKSVPDEDIVQPLKKVIRIASDEDRRQVTENEKKAKRAMEVGLQKIAAHDLPMKLVDVEYTFDGSKIVFYFTADGRVDFRELVRDLASVFRTRIELRQIGVRDEAKMLGGLGPCGRPLCCSTFLGDFEPVSIRMAKEQNLSLNPTKISGICGRLMCCLKFESSAYRCAKASVPDIGAKVVTPSGLGKVLSIDPETRSLTVQLENGQRLSIPDCEATPAGEPVMGGGPMADGE